From one Microbacterium sp. 10M-3C3 genomic stretch:
- a CDS encoding DUF4245 family protein codes for MARVVAELGRPETPEETAARKAESSRIYRSSQNVRNLVAALLATLAIVAVVVFGVPRGTPAPTPEIDVSAEASALSDTLDRPVLVARVPDDWRVNSAVLDSETVETWTVAYAPPGDSGFLRVEQGFDADDAWVTERVAGTRSSGTVDAGGITWDEYRIADASTAGNVSYALATTAGTDRVMVLGSVAPEQAAAVAASLADGIQALQEDQ; via the coding sequence ATGGCCCGCGTCGTCGCCGAGCTCGGCCGCCCGGAGACCCCGGAGGAGACCGCCGCGCGCAAGGCGGAGTCCTCGCGCATCTATCGCTCCAGTCAGAACGTCCGCAATCTCGTGGCGGCGCTGCTCGCGACCCTCGCGATCGTCGCCGTCGTCGTCTTCGGCGTCCCGCGCGGAACCCCCGCCCCGACGCCGGAGATCGACGTCTCCGCCGAGGCTTCCGCGCTCTCGGACACCCTCGACCGCCCCGTCCTCGTGGCCCGCGTCCCCGACGACTGGCGCGTCAACTCCGCGGTCCTCGACAGCGAGACCGTCGAGACGTGGACGGTCGCCTATGCGCCGCCCGGCGACTCCGGCTTCCTCCGTGTCGAGCAGGGCTTCGACGCCGATGACGCCTGGGTGACCGAGCGCGTCGCCGGCACGCGCTCGAGCGGGACCGTGGATGCCGGCGGCATCACGTGGGACGAGTACCGCATCGCCGACGCATCCACGGCGGGGAACGTCTCATATGCGCTGGCGACCACCGCCGGCACCGACCGCGTGATGGTCCTCGGCTCGGTCGCGCCCGAGCAGGCGGCCGCCGTCGCCGCCTCCCTCGCCGACGGCATCCAAGCGCTCCAGGAGGATCAGTGA
- the fbaA gene encoding class II fructose-bisphosphate aldolase, producing the protein MPVATPDQYAEMLDRAKAGGFAYPAINVSSSQTINAVLQGLTEAGSDGIIQVTTGGADYFAGQSVKARASGALAFARFATEVAKNYPITVALHTDHCPKDALPGFVLPLIEASEEEVRAGRNPIFQSHMWDGSAVPLDENIAIAKDLLPRMKNIHAILEIEVGVVGGEEDGVQHEGSNEALYTTVGDVTKAVEALGLGEQGRYIAALTFGNVHGVYKPGNVKLRPELLGEIQAGIAERFGTGPKPLDLVFHGGSGSTDAEIAEAVANGVVKMNIDTDTQYAFTRSIAGYMFGNYDGVLKVDGEVGNKKQYDPRAWGKVAESAMAARVVEATQQLGSHGKSLGA; encoded by the coding sequence ATGCCCGTCGCCACTCCCGACCAGTACGCAGAGATGCTGGACCGCGCCAAGGCCGGAGGCTTCGCCTATCCCGCCATCAACGTGTCGAGCTCGCAGACGATCAACGCCGTCCTGCAGGGCCTCACCGAAGCCGGATCCGACGGCATCATCCAGGTCACGACCGGCGGCGCGGACTACTTCGCCGGCCAGAGCGTCAAGGCCCGCGCCTCGGGGGCGCTCGCCTTCGCGCGCTTCGCCACCGAGGTCGCCAAGAACTACCCGATCACGGTCGCCCTCCACACCGACCACTGCCCGAAGGACGCGCTGCCCGGCTTCGTGCTGCCCCTCATCGAGGCGTCCGAGGAGGAGGTGCGCGCCGGCCGCAACCCGATCTTCCAGTCCCACATGTGGGACGGCTCGGCGGTGCCGCTGGACGAGAACATCGCGATCGCGAAGGACCTCCTCCCCCGCATGAAGAACATCCACGCGATCCTCGAGATCGAGGTGGGCGTCGTGGGCGGCGAGGAGGACGGCGTGCAGCACGAGGGCTCGAACGAGGCCCTCTACACGACTGTCGGCGACGTCACGAAGGCCGTCGAGGCGCTCGGCCTCGGCGAGCAGGGTCGCTACATCGCCGCGCTCACGTTCGGCAACGTGCACGGCGTGTACAAGCCGGGCAACGTCAAGCTGCGCCCCGAGCTCCTCGGCGAGATCCAGGCGGGCATCGCCGAGCGCTTCGGCACCGGCCCGAAGCCCCTCGACCTCGTCTTCCACGGCGGCAGCGGCTCGACCGACGCCGAGATCGCCGAGGCCGTCGCCAACGGCGTCGTCAAGATGAACATCGACACCGACACGCAGTACGCCTTCACCCGGTCGATCGCCGGGTACATGTTCGGCAACTACGACGGCGTCCTCAAGGTCGACGGCGAGGTCGGCAACAAGAAGCAGTACGACCCGCGCGCGTGGGGCAAAGTCGCGGAGTCGGCGATGGCCGCGCGCGTCGTCGAGGCCACGCAGCAGCTCGGCTCGCACGGCAAGTCGCTCGGCGCCTGA
- a CDS encoding DUF6264 family protein, which produces MSDPDGRPRPQYGEYATPEEQRARIARPDTTDALDSGQRPAADPPHPLAQPVPPPASGPRLADRIVTIALLAYGLVNVAFTVPRLFDFTTFTNDYLAVLGVGGTFTNTAGASVWGPAAAMTYAVGFAVTAILSWRRVRRGGIAFWMPLVGAVATTTVVAVLLTIPLLSDPAFLDAIRSASAPR; this is translated from the coding sequence ATGAGCGATCCCGACGGGCGCCCGCGCCCCCAGTACGGCGAATACGCCACACCGGAGGAGCAGCGCGCGCGGATCGCACGTCCCGATACGACCGACGCGCTCGACAGCGGGCAGCGTCCCGCGGCGGATCCGCCGCATCCGCTCGCGCAGCCCGTCCCCCCGCCGGCGTCGGGGCCGCGCCTGGCCGACCGCATCGTCACGATCGCCCTCCTGGCGTACGGCCTCGTCAACGTCGCGTTCACGGTGCCACGCCTGTTCGACTTCACGACCTTCACGAACGACTACCTCGCCGTGCTCGGCGTCGGGGGCACCTTCACGAACACCGCCGGGGCGTCGGTGTGGGGCCCCGCCGCGGCGATGACCTACGCGGTGGGATTCGCCGTGACGGCGATCCTGTCGTGGCGCCGCGTCCGCCGCGGCGGTATCGCCTTCTGGATGCCGCTCGTCGGGGCGGTCGCCACGACCACCGTCGTCGCGGTGCTCCTCACGATCCCGCTCCTGTCGGATCCTGCCTTCCTCGACGCGATCCGATCGGCGTCCGCTCCGCGGTGA
- a CDS encoding exodeoxyribonuclease VII small subunit, translated as MTASTPGSADVAALSFEQARDELVRVVAELEQGAPTLEESLALWERGEALAARCEEWLLGAKRRLDAARADAGAAEA; from the coding sequence ATGACCGCGTCGACCCCCGGCTCCGCCGACGTCGCGGCACTGTCGTTCGAGCAGGCCCGCGACGAGCTGGTCCGCGTGGTCGCCGAGCTCGAGCAGGGCGCGCCGACGCTCGAGGAATCGCTCGCCCTGTGGGAGCGCGGCGAGGCGCTCGCGGCCCGCTGCGAGGAATGGCTCCTCGGCGCCAAGCGGCGCCTGGACGCGGCCCGCGCCGACGCGGGCGCCGCGGAGGCGTGA
- a CDS encoding MOSC domain-containing protein, whose amino-acid sequence MPVLLAACVVHELHRDSGSVGVTAIDKRPVAGAVRVGVYGLRGDVQASRKHHGGREKAVYAYAQDDAAYWEGELGRDLPPGWFGENLRIDGLDVNRARVGERWRIGGSVELEVTSPRTPCATFARWVGGRDERGWVRRFGDARRLGAYLRVVRAGEISAGDAIAVTPAPEGAPTILDVYDA is encoded by the coding sequence ATGCCCGTCCTCCTCGCCGCCTGCGTCGTCCACGAGCTGCACCGCGATTCCGGTTCGGTCGGCGTCACCGCGATCGACAAGCGCCCCGTCGCCGGGGCGGTGCGCGTCGGGGTGTACGGACTGCGCGGTGACGTGCAGGCCAGCCGCAAGCACCACGGCGGCCGCGAGAAGGCCGTCTACGCCTACGCGCAGGACGACGCCGCCTACTGGGAGGGCGAGCTCGGCCGCGATCTGCCGCCTGGATGGTTCGGCGAGAACCTCCGCATCGACGGCCTCGACGTCAATCGGGCGCGCGTGGGCGAGCGCTGGCGCATCGGCGGCTCCGTCGAGCTCGAGGTGACCTCGCCCCGCACTCCGTGCGCCACGTTCGCCCGCTGGGTCGGCGGTCGCGACGAGCGCGGCTGGGTGCGACGCTTCGGTGACGCACGCCGGTTGGGCGCCTACCTGCGCGTCGTGCGGGCGGGGGAGATCAGCGCCGGCGACGCGATCGCGGTCACGCCGGCGCCGGAGGGCGCGCCCACGATCCTCGACGTGTACGACGCCTGA
- a CDS encoding zf-HC2 domain-containing protein: protein MSAEHDRVAEWDGAYVLGALSPTDRRIFEEHMAECAACRDAVARLAPTAGLLSRVPAERARALGDVADEPPAQLRAGVVRAFGQRRARRRAIWTLAAAAALIIGSISIPVAVALTQPQGVTHVLDDVAGAPLEASVRLTDAPWGTEIELVCQYTGAVLDTPEDGFPYALAVVGRDGTTSTLSTWRAAPGSTTRLSAGTDLPLGDIGSIEIRRLDGTQDVVMRYDAASS, encoded by the coding sequence ATGAGCGCCGAGCACGACCGCGTCGCGGAATGGGACGGCGCCTACGTCCTGGGGGCGCTGTCGCCGACCGATCGACGGATCTTCGAGGAGCACATGGCCGAGTGCGCTGCGTGCCGAGACGCCGTGGCGCGGCTCGCGCCTACGGCGGGCCTGCTCTCCCGCGTGCCGGCGGAACGCGCCCGCGCGCTCGGCGACGTCGCCGACGAGCCGCCGGCGCAGCTGCGGGCCGGCGTCGTGCGGGCGTTCGGCCAGCGTCGCGCGCGCCGGCGCGCGATCTGGACGCTCGCGGCCGCCGCCGCGCTCATCATCGGCAGCATCTCCATTCCGGTCGCGGTCGCCCTGACGCAGCCGCAAGGCGTCACCCACGTGCTCGACGACGTCGCCGGGGCGCCGCTGGAGGCTTCGGTGCGCTTGACGGATGCGCCGTGGGGCACGGAGATCGAGCTCGTGTGCCAGTACACCGGCGCGGTGCTCGACACGCCGGAGGACGGCTTCCCGTACGCGCTCGCGGTCGTCGGCCGGGATGGGACGACGTCGACGCTGTCGACATGGCGCGCCGCGCCCGGATCGACCACGCGGCTCAGCGCGGGCACCGACCTCCCGCTCGGCGACATCGGGTCGATCGAGATCCGCCGCCTCGACGGCACGCAAGACGTCGTCATGCGCTACGACGCGGCCTCGTCCTGA
- the xseA gene encoding exodeoxyribonuclease VII large subunit, with amino-acid sequence MTTFQPDTVPGEAPPPDSVAPRDSSPQAPTSVSRLNDTIRGFVDRWGSVWVEGEITSWNVRGGNVFGRLKDLATDATISFRVWSSTLARLPKDWKVGDHVIACVKADYFPRTGDFSFAVSALRHVGLGDQLERLERLRVTLRAEGLFDPARKKSLPFLPHLIGLITGENSDAEKDVHRNAQLRWPHVRFRTKHAAVQGDRCVPETIAALKALDADPEVDVIVIARGGGDPQTLLGFSDERLVRVVAAAQTPVVSAIGHENDHPLLDDVADVRASTPTDAAKRVVPDVSEQRALVAQLRARLAGRLTHRITHDIAQLEQLRSRPVLRSPDTLLTGRAQEVWMLATRGRDVVDRLVAAHDRRTTELRASLRALSPLATLARGYAIAHLHGGVIVRDAAQAPAGAEMTVTVGRGSIAARSEGEVPESDASAGPA; translated from the coding sequence ATGACCACCTTCCAGCCCGACACGGTTCCCGGCGAGGCGCCCCCGCCCGACTCGGTCGCCCCGCGCGACTCGAGCCCGCAGGCGCCGACGTCGGTGTCCCGCTTGAACGACACGATCCGCGGGTTCGTCGACCGCTGGGGGTCGGTATGGGTCGAGGGCGAGATCACGTCGTGGAACGTGCGGGGCGGCAACGTGTTCGGCCGCCTCAAAGACCTCGCGACGGACGCGACGATCTCCTTCCGCGTGTGGTCGAGCACTCTGGCCCGCCTGCCGAAGGACTGGAAGGTCGGCGACCATGTCATCGCGTGCGTGAAGGCCGACTACTTCCCGCGTACCGGCGACTTCAGCTTCGCCGTGTCGGCGCTGCGCCACGTCGGGCTCGGCGACCAGCTGGAGCGTCTCGAGCGCCTGCGCGTCACGCTGCGCGCCGAGGGACTGTTCGACCCCGCCCGCAAGAAGTCCTTGCCCTTCCTGCCGCACCTCATCGGCCTCATCACCGGCGAGAACTCCGACGCCGAGAAGGACGTGCACCGCAACGCCCAGCTGCGCTGGCCGCACGTGCGCTTCCGCACCAAGCACGCCGCCGTCCAGGGCGACCGGTGCGTACCCGAGACGATCGCGGCGCTCAAAGCCCTCGACGCCGATCCCGAGGTCGACGTCATCGTCATCGCGCGCGGCGGGGGCGACCCGCAGACTCTGCTCGGATTCAGCGACGAGCGGCTCGTGCGGGTGGTCGCCGCGGCGCAGACGCCGGTCGTCAGCGCGATCGGGCACGAGAACGACCATCCGCTCCTCGACGACGTCGCCGACGTCCGCGCGTCGACGCCGACCGACGCCGCCAAGCGCGTCGTGCCGGATGTCAGCGAGCAGCGCGCCCTCGTCGCGCAGCTGCGCGCGCGCCTGGCCGGTCGTCTCACGCATCGCATCACGCACGACATCGCACAGCTCGAGCAGCTGCGCTCCCGGCCCGTGCTGCGCTCCCCCGACACGCTGCTGACGGGACGCGCTCAGGAGGTGTGGATGCTCGCGACCCGCGGCCGCGACGTCGTCGACCGGCTCGTGGCGGCACACGATCGCCGCACCACGGAGCTGCGGGCGTCGCTGCGCGCGCTGTCGCCGCTGGCGACACTCGCCCGCGGATACGCGATCGCCCACCTCCACGGCGGCGTGATCGTGCGCGACGCCGCACAGGCGCCGGCCGGGGCCGAGATGACCGTGACGGTCGGCCGCGGCTCGATCGCCGCACGTTCCGAGGGCGAGGTGCCCGAGTCCGACGCGTCCGCCGGTCCCGCCTAG
- a CDS encoding HAMP domain-containing sensor histidine kinase — MTSARARILGAVLAVACVGLVVVGGITFWIQRDRVLANTDTQLRGFAATLVAQRLDSQSAVVDAVESIVPGRTDDTLALRGETVVATAPPVGIDLSGDAALVRTLASAPIEDVRYGQVSGDLGTIRYVAIPIQGLVVVHAVSLDARMELVTLGVGTYAVAGAVMLVAIAIVGWFVAGRLFSPIRELRATADAISIGDLGARLPPAGTDEIDGLTRTVNSMLDRIETSVDVQRQLLDDVRHELKTPITIVRGHLETMDTTDPDEVAATREIGIAELDRMTRLVDDIDLLATVEGGGFEMGVVDVDALTTRVGDLVSVIPGHRWSVEARGYGRIDGDYDRLLQAWLQLADNAVKYTPEGSGIEIGSALDDSGARLWVRDHGPGIPPAARHRIFRRFDRADGRRTVGGSGLGLAIVDAIAKGHDGHCAVTDTPGGGATFTIHLPPGVGRASADLPAPVRAGDVVQQREASG, encoded by the coding sequence ATGACCTCGGCGCGCGCGCGGATCCTGGGGGCAGTCCTCGCCGTGGCGTGCGTCGGGCTGGTCGTCGTGGGCGGGATCACCTTCTGGATCCAGCGAGATCGCGTGCTCGCGAACACCGATACGCAGCTGCGCGGGTTCGCGGCGACGCTCGTCGCGCAGCGGCTCGACTCCCAGAGCGCGGTCGTCGACGCCGTCGAGTCGATCGTGCCTGGTCGTACCGACGACACCCTCGCCCTCCGCGGCGAGACGGTCGTGGCCACGGCACCGCCGGTGGGCATCGATCTGTCCGGCGACGCCGCGCTCGTGCGGACCCTGGCCTCCGCTCCCATCGAAGATGTGCGGTACGGCCAGGTGTCGGGTGATCTCGGCACGATCCGGTATGTCGCGATCCCGATCCAGGGCCTCGTCGTCGTCCACGCCGTGTCCCTGGACGCACGCATGGAGCTCGTGACCCTCGGCGTCGGCACGTACGCCGTCGCCGGGGCGGTCATGCTCGTGGCGATCGCGATCGTGGGGTGGTTCGTCGCCGGCCGCCTCTTCTCCCCCATCCGCGAGCTGCGCGCCACCGCCGACGCGATCTCCATCGGCGACCTCGGCGCACGTCTGCCGCCGGCGGGCACCGACGAGATCGACGGCCTCACCCGCACCGTGAATTCCATGCTCGACCGGATCGAGACCTCCGTCGACGTGCAGCGCCAGCTCCTGGACGACGTGCGGCACGAGCTCAAGACGCCCATCACGATCGTGCGCGGCCACCTCGAGACGATGGACACGACCGACCCCGACGAGGTCGCCGCCACACGCGAGATCGGCATCGCGGAGCTCGACCGCATGACGCGTCTGGTCGACGACATCGACCTGCTCGCCACGGTCGAGGGCGGCGGGTTCGAGATGGGCGTGGTCGATGTCGACGCCCTCACGACGCGTGTGGGCGATCTCGTGTCGGTCATCCCCGGCCACCGCTGGAGCGTCGAGGCGCGCGGCTACGGCCGCATCGACGGAGACTACGACCGCCTGCTGCAGGCGTGGCTCCAACTGGCCGACAACGCCGTCAAATACACGCCCGAGGGCTCCGGCATCGAGATCGGCAGCGCCCTCGACGACAGCGGCGCCCGGCTCTGGGTGCGCGATCACGGGCCGGGAATCCCGCCGGCCGCGCGGCACCGCATCTTCCGCCGCTTCGACCGTGCCGACGGCCGCCGCACCGTGGGCGGGTCGGGGCTGGGCCTCGCGATCGTCGACGCGATCGCGAAGGGTCACGACGGCCACTGCGCCGTGACCGACACCCCCGGCGGCGGCGCGACCTTCACGATCCACCTCCCGCCCGGCGTCGGCCGGGCATCCGCCGACCTGCCGGCGCCCGTGCGTGCCGGCGACGTGGTCCAACAGCGAGAGGCCTCCGGATGA
- a CDS encoding class II fumarate hydratase — translation MTDTGYRIEHDTMGEVRVPKDALYAAQTQRAVENFPISGDALDPAQIVALARIKKAAALANKELGTLDGTIADAIARAADRIIAGEHADQFPIDVYQTGSGTSSNMNMNEVLATLASRDLGSAVHPNDHVNASQSSNDVFPTSVHIAVTQALIDDLIPALDHLAVAFEEKAQAWKSVVKSGRTHLMDATPVTLGQEFGGYARQMRLGIERVQAVLPRVAEVPLGGTAVGTGINTPLGFPQKVIELIVSETELPITEALDHFEAQANRDGLVEASGALRTIAVSLTKINNDLRWMGSGPNTGLGELHIPDLQPGSSIMPGKVNPVVPEATLMVCARVIGNDATIAWAGASGAFELNVAIPVMGTALLESIRLLANSMRVLADKTITGLQANVERAAAFAGMSPSIVTPLNKLIGYEAAAKIAKHSVAKGITVREAVIDLGYVERGEITEEQLDAKLDLLSMTHAG, via the coding sequence GTGACCGACACCGGATACCGCATCGAGCACGACACCATGGGCGAGGTGCGGGTTCCGAAGGACGCGCTCTACGCCGCGCAGACGCAGCGGGCCGTGGAGAACTTCCCGATCTCGGGCGACGCCCTCGACCCCGCGCAGATCGTCGCGCTCGCGCGCATCAAGAAGGCCGCGGCCCTCGCGAACAAGGAGCTCGGCACGCTCGACGGCACGATCGCCGACGCGATCGCCCGCGCCGCCGACCGCATCATCGCGGGCGAGCACGCCGACCAGTTCCCGATCGACGTGTACCAGACCGGCAGCGGCACGTCCTCGAACATGAACATGAACGAGGTGCTCGCCACGCTGGCGTCGCGCGACCTCGGCAGCGCGGTGCATCCGAACGACCACGTCAACGCCTCGCAGTCGTCGAACGACGTCTTCCCCACCTCCGTGCACATCGCCGTCACGCAGGCGCTCATCGACGATCTGATCCCCGCGCTCGACCACCTCGCCGTGGCGTTCGAGGAGAAGGCGCAGGCGTGGAAGTCGGTCGTGAAGTCCGGCCGCACGCACCTCATGGACGCCACGCCCGTCACCCTCGGTCAGGAGTTCGGCGGCTACGCGCGGCAGATGCGCCTGGGCATCGAGCGCGTGCAGGCGGTGCTCCCCCGTGTCGCCGAGGTGCCGCTGGGCGGCACCGCCGTGGGCACCGGCATCAACACGCCGCTCGGTTTCCCGCAGAAGGTCATCGAGCTGATCGTGTCGGAGACGGAGCTGCCGATCACCGAGGCGCTCGACCACTTCGAGGCGCAGGCGAACCGCGACGGCCTGGTCGAGGCCTCCGGGGCGCTGCGCACGATCGCGGTGTCGCTCACGAAGATCAACAACGACCTGCGGTGGATGGGCTCGGGTCCGAACACCGGACTCGGCGAGCTGCACATCCCCGACCTGCAGCCGGGCTCGTCGATCATGCCGGGCAAGGTCAACCCCGTCGTCCCCGAGGCGACCCTCATGGTGTGCGCGCGGGTGATCGGCAACGACGCGACCATCGCGTGGGCCGGCGCATCCGGCGCGTTCGAGCTGAACGTCGCGATCCCCGTCATGGGCACCGCGCTGCTGGAGTCGATCCGCCTGCTCGCCAACAGCATGCGCGTGCTCGCCGACAAGACCATCACGGGCCTCCAGGCCAACGTCGAGCGAGCGGCCGCGTTCGCCGGCATGTCGCCGTCGATCGTCACGCCGCTGAACAAGCTCATCGGCTACGAGGCGGCGGCGAAGATCGCGAAGCACTCGGTGGCCAAGGGCATCACGGTGCGCGAGGCCGTCATCGACCTCGGCTACGTCGAGCGCGGCGAGATCACCGAGGAGCAGCTGGACGCCAAGCTCGACCTGCTCTCGATGACGCACGCGGGCTGA
- a CDS encoding carbonic anhydrase translates to MTEGNARFVAGEPRHPRQDVERRNELAGGQRPRAALFGCSDSRLAAEIIFDEGLGDLFVVRNAGQVISDSVVGSLEYAVGVLEVPLIVVLAHDACGAVGAAIESVRPDAPALPPLIWRQIAPIVPAVRRVLGGRDAATALDPEEVGREHLRDTVAQLLHASELISQAVADGRLAIVGANYRLAEGTASPVVIIGDAGDQPAA, encoded by the coding sequence ATGACCGAGGGCAACGCGCGCTTCGTCGCCGGCGAACCGCGTCACCCGCGGCAGGACGTCGAGCGTCGCAACGAGCTCGCCGGCGGCCAGCGTCCGCGCGCCGCGCTGTTCGGCTGCTCCGACTCGCGTCTGGCCGCCGAGATCATCTTCGATGAGGGTCTCGGCGACCTCTTCGTCGTGCGCAACGCGGGGCAGGTCATCTCCGACTCCGTCGTCGGCAGCCTCGAGTACGCGGTCGGCGTGCTCGAAGTTCCCCTCATCGTCGTGCTGGCGCACGACGCGTGCGGCGCCGTGGGGGCCGCGATCGAGAGCGTGCGACCGGATGCGCCGGCGCTGCCGCCGCTCATCTGGCGTCAGATCGCACCCATCGTCCCCGCGGTGCGACGCGTGCTCGGGGGCCGCGACGCCGCGACCGCGCTCGACCCCGAAGAGGTCGGACGCGAGCACCTGCGCGACACCGTCGCTCAGCTGCTGCACGCCTCCGAGCTCATCTCGCAGGCCGTCGCGGACGGGCGCCTCGCGATCGTCGGGGCGAACTACCGCCTCGCCGAGGGCACCGCGAGCCCCGTCGTCATCATCGGCGACGCCGGGGACCAGCCCGCCGCGTGA
- a CDS encoding 4-hydroxy-3-methylbut-2-enyl diphosphate reductase: MSSPVVSLPVPRIPERRGRLQDIPVEGRKKVLLASPRGYCAGVDRAVVAVEKALERFGAPVYVRKQIVHNVHVVSELEAKGAIFVEEVDEVPEGAHVVFSAHGVSPAVVSSAAERGLQAIDATCPLVTKVHREAVRFARDDFEILLIGHLGHEEVEGTAGEAPDHVTIVNSPDEADTVQVRDPEKVVWLSQTTLSVDETMETVRRLRARFPQLQDPPSDDICYATQNRQVAIKKVATGADLVIVVGSANSSNSVRLVEVALEHGAKAAYRVDYVDEVKQEWLEGVETVGVTSGASVPEVLVQEVLEELAGAGYRDVEEVRTAEEDLMFSLPKELRSDAAGRRDARALGGRGRG, encoded by the coding sequence GTGAGCTCACCGGTCGTGTCGCTGCCCGTTCCCCGCATCCCGGAGCGCCGCGGGCGCCTCCAGGATATCCCCGTCGAGGGACGCAAGAAGGTGCTGCTGGCCTCACCCCGGGGATACTGCGCGGGTGTGGATCGCGCGGTGGTCGCGGTGGAGAAGGCGCTCGAGCGCTTCGGTGCGCCCGTGTACGTCCGCAAGCAGATCGTCCACAACGTGCACGTCGTCTCGGAGCTCGAGGCCAAGGGTGCGATCTTCGTCGAGGAGGTCGACGAGGTGCCCGAGGGCGCCCATGTCGTGTTCAGCGCGCACGGTGTCTCGCCGGCGGTCGTGTCCTCCGCCGCGGAGCGCGGCCTGCAGGCGATCGATGCGACATGCCCGCTCGTGACGAAGGTGCACCGCGAAGCGGTCCGCTTCGCCCGCGACGACTTCGAGATCCTCCTGATCGGGCACCTCGGGCACGAAGAGGTCGAGGGCACCGCGGGCGAGGCACCCGACCACGTGACGATCGTCAACTCGCCCGACGAGGCCGACACCGTGCAGGTGCGCGATCCCGAGAAGGTCGTGTGGCTGTCGCAGACCACGCTCTCCGTCGACGAGACGATGGAGACGGTGCGGCGCCTGCGCGCCCGGTTCCCCCAGCTGCAGGACCCGCCCTCCGACGACATCTGCTACGCGACGCAGAACCGGCAGGTCGCCATCAAGAAGGTCGCCACCGGCGCCGACCTCGTCATCGTCGTAGGGTCGGCGAACTCGTCCAACAGCGTCCGCCTCGTCGAGGTCGCCCTCGAGCACGGGGCGAAGGCGGCTTACCGGGTCGACTATGTCGACGAGGTGAAGCAGGAGTGGCTCGAGGGCGTCGAGACCGTCGGCGTCACCAGCGGCGCGTCCGTGCCGGAGGTGCTCGTGCAGGAAGTGCTCGAGGAGCTCGCCGGCGCCGGCTACCGCGACGTCGAGGAGGTGCGCACCGCCGAGGAGGACCTCATGTTCTCGCTGCCCAAGGAGCTGCGCTCCGATGCGGCGGGCCGCCGCGACGCGCGAGCCCTCGGCGGTCGAGGCCGCGGATGA
- a CDS encoding sigma-70 family RNA polymerase sigma factor — MRTGDERGLAALYDAHAAPVWRYVVSLTGDRAGAEDVVQEALLRAWRLPRILDDPASARAWLMTVARNLVIDEARSARRRHEAVVAELPETERPDDTDALFDALLIEDALATLSNDHRAVIVTAYYGGRSTAQTAQELGIPEGTVKSRLHYGMRALRLALQERGVTR, encoded by the coding sequence ATGCGCACCGGCGATGAGCGCGGACTCGCGGCGCTGTACGACGCCCACGCGGCGCCGGTCTGGCGGTACGTCGTGAGCCTCACCGGAGACCGCGCCGGTGCCGAGGACGTCGTGCAGGAGGCGCTGCTGCGCGCGTGGCGCTTGCCGCGGATCCTCGACGATCCGGCGTCGGCGCGGGCGTGGCTCATGACCGTCGCGCGCAACCTCGTCATCGACGAGGCGCGCAGCGCGCGGCGCCGGCACGAGGCGGTCGTCGCTGAGCTGCCGGAGACCGAGCGCCCCGACGACACCGACGCGCTGTTCGACGCGCTGCTCATCGAGGACGCGCTGGCGACGCTCAGCAACGACCACCGCGCCGTCATCGTCACGGCCTACTACGGCGGGCGCAGCACGGCGCAGACCGCACAGGAGCTGGGGATCCCCGAGGGCACCGTGAAGTCGCGGCTGCACTACGGGATGCGTGCGCTGCGGCTCGCGCTGCAGGAGAGGGGGGTGACGCGATGA